The following proteins are encoded in a genomic region of Musa acuminata AAA Group cultivar baxijiao chromosome BXJ2-11, Cavendish_Baxijiao_AAA, whole genome shotgun sequence:
- the LOC135627432 gene encoding probable F-actin-capping protein subunit beta codes for MEAAMDLMRRISPKESETALSALLSLLPHHSADLLSQVDLPLQVCMDQQLMKEFILCEYNRDADSYRSPWSNKYFPPLEDGPLPSPQLRKLEIEANEVFTVYRDQYYEGGVSSVYIWEDHNESFIACFLIKKDGSRTGHGRRGYLQEGSWDAVHVIEVGPEEEGTAHYRLTSTVMLSLTTEDKSSGTFNLSGSIRRQMSHDLSVAEGHLCNMGKMIEEMEGKLRNSLDQVYFGKTREMVCTLRPPPDGIQLRLPEN; via the exons ATGGAGGCAGCAATGGATCTGATGCGCAGGATCTCCCCCAAGGAGAGCGAGACGGCGCTGTCCGCCCTGCTCTCCCTCCTTCCCCACCACTCCGCCGATCTCCTCTCCCAAGTCGACCTCCCCCTCCAG GTTTGTATGGATCAGCAGCTGATGAAGGAGTTCATATTGTGCGAGTACAACAGGGATGCGGATTCATATAG ATCGCCATGGTCTAACAAGTATTTCCCTCCTCTGGAAGATGGACCTCTTCCCTCGCCGCAACTGAGGAAATTGGAAATTGAAGCAAACGAAGTTTTTACTGTTTATCGTGACCA GTATTATGAAGGGGGTGTTTCATCTGTTTACATATGGGAGGATCACAATGAAAGTTTCATTGCATGCTTCTTGATTAAGAAAG ATGGATCAAGAACTGGCCATGGTAGAAGAGGATATTTGCAAGAAGGGTCCTGGGATGCTGTTCATGTTATAGAG GTTGGACCAGAGGAAGAGGGAACAGCTCATTATCGCTTAACCAGCACCGTCATGCTGTCTTTGACCACAGAAGACAAATCATCGGGAACTTTTAATCTGTCAGGTTCAATCAGAAGACAG ATGAGTCATGACCTTTCGGTGGCAGAGGGTCACTTGTGTAACATGGGAAAGATGATTGAGGAGATGGAAGGAAAACTCAGAAACTCGCTGGATCAG GTTTACTTCGGGAAGACAAGAGAGATGGTCTGCACCTTAAGGCCGCCACCTGATGGGATTCAACTTAGGCTGCCCGAAAACTGA
- the LOC135627647 gene encoding cytochrome P450 78A11-like has translation MALSTYAATDSNWWVFALPAFLGADTLRCDTPMLLLSLSIAFVSLGLLSWALSPGGPAWSHGRARRGIVTIPGPRGLPVFGSLFALSSNLPHRALAALSAAAHAKPLMAFSIGSTPAVVSSDPAVAREILSHPAFADRPLKRSARELMFSRAIGFAPSGSYWRLLRRIASTHLFSPRRIAAHEPGRHADCFAMLAAVAVEQRRAGAVRLRPHLQNAALNNIMGSVFGRRYDVSCPSGIPEVEELKAMVREGFDLLGAFNWSDHLPWLARLYDRGNVEARCAALVPRVSRFVSGIIAEHRLRNPSQKHANDDFVDVLLSLDGHEKLEEDDMIAVLWEMIFRGTDTTALLTEWAMAELVLHPGVQVKLRHEIDTVVGPRCTPTDANVARMPYLQAVVKETLRAHPPGPLLSWARLSTADVHLSNGMLVPAGTTAMVNMWSIAYDAAVWASPEVFCPEPFVEAEGGANVDVRGGDLRLAPFGAGRRVCPGKNLGLATVGLWVARLVHAFEWGPAAGAPVDLGEVLKLSLEMETPLTATATPRANVVGVF, from the exons ATGGCGCTGAGTACATACGCTGCGACTGACTCGAACTGGTGGGTGTTCGCCCTCCCTGCCTTTCTCGGCGCCGACACCCTCCGCTGTGACACGCCCATGCTCCTCCTGTCGCTTTCCATTGCCTTCGTTTCCCTGGGGCTCCTGTCGTGGGCGCTGTCCCCCGGCGGCCCCGCTTGGTCTCATGGCCGGGCTCGCCGTGGGATCGTCACCATCCCCGGCCCCCGCGGCCTCCCCGTCTTCGGCTCTCTCTTCGCCTTGAGTAGCAACCTCCCCCACCGCGCCCTCGCCGCCCTGTCCGCCGCCGCACACGCCAAGCCCCTCATGGCCTTTTCCATTGGTTCCACCCCTGCCGTCGTCTCATCCGACCCCGCCGTCGCCCGCGAGATCCTCTCCCACCCGGCCTTCGCCGACCGCCCTCTCAAGCGCTCCGCCCGCGAGCTCATGTTCTCCCGCGCCATCGGTTTCGCACCCAGCGGCTCGTACTGGCGACTTCTCCGCCGCATCGCCTCCACCCACCTCTTCTCCCCCCGTCGCATCGCTGCTCATGAGCCCGGCCGCCATGCCGACTGCTTCGCCATGCTAGCTGCTGTCGCCGTCGAGCAGCGCCGGGCGGGCGCCGTCCGCCTCCGCCCGCACCTACAAAACGCCGCCCTCAATAACATCATGGGCAGCGTCTTCGGGCGGCGCTACGACGTTTCGTGCCCCAGCGGCATCCCGGAGGTGGAGGAGCTCAAGGCGATGGTGCGGGAAGGGTTCGATCTCCTAGGCGCCTTCAACTGGTCCGACCATCTCCCGTGGCTTGCGCGGCTCTACGACCGTGGCAACGTTGAGGCCCGGTGCGCGGCTCTTGTGCCGCGCGTTAGCAGGTTTGTGAGTGGGATCATAGCCGAGCACCGCCTTCGGAATCCGAGCCAAAAGCATGCCAACGACGACTTTGTGGACGTGCTTCTCTCGCTGGATGGCCACGAGAAGCTCGAAGAAGACGACATGATCGCCGTCCTTTGG GAGATGATCTTTCGGGGCACGGACACGACGGCGTTGCTGACTGAGTGGGCAATGGCGGAGTTGGTGCTCCACCCAGGGGTGCAAGTCAAGCTCCGCCACGAGATCGACACCGTCGTTGGACCCCGGTGCACGCCCACCGATGCCAACGTCGCGAGGATGCCGTATCTTCAGGCCGTGGTCAAGGAGACCCTCCGCGCGCACCCGCCGGGCCCGCTGCTCTCCTGGGCCCGGCTCTCCACTGCCGACGTCCACCTCAGCAACGGGATGCTGGTCCCCGCCGGAACCACCGCCATGGTCAACATGTGGTCCATCGCCTATGACGCCGCGGTGTGGGCCAGCCCGGAGGTCTTTTGTCCGGAGCCGTTCGTTGAAGCGGAGGGCGGCGCCAACGTGGACGTCCGTGGGGGGGACCTACGGCTCGCGCCCTTTGGCGCAGGGCGCCGCGTGTGTCCCGGCAAGAACCTGGGCCTCGCCACCGTGGGGCTGTGGGTGGCGCGATTGGTCCACGCGTTCGAGTGGGGGCCAGCAGCCGGGGCCCCAGTCGACCTCGGCGAGGTGCTGAAACTGTCGCTGGAGATGGAGACTCCCCTCACGGCCACCGCCACGCCCAGGGCGAACGTCGTCGGTGTCTTTTAG